A stretch of Natronococcus sp. CG52 DNA encodes these proteins:
- a CDS encoding zinc-dependent alcohol dehydrogenase family protein, whose product MRAAVLEAYGEPLAIRSIDPPKLAAHGVIVDVEACGICRSDWHAWQGHGEWADDQVSLGQILGHEPAGRVARVGDRVDRLAVGDRVAIPFNLGEGSCPQCRNGHGNVCEDGYALGFEESVPGAFAEQVHVPHADFNAVSLPDGVSAADAAALGCRYVTAFHALAHRADLEAGDWVAVHGCGGLGLAAVQIASALGANVVAVDVRDEPLSMAADLGADATANASGEVDVPTEIEAVTEGGAHASVDALGRAETCRNSLDCLRTRGTHVQIGLTTAAERGEVSLPIDEMTRWDVTFVGSRGMPPSRYDELLRMIQSSRLEPGNLVTRRVGLEDVSDRLAAMSEYDTRGVEVVTEL is encoded by the coding sequence ATGCGCGCTGCAGTACTCGAGGCCTACGGCGAACCGCTCGCGATTCGATCGATCGATCCGCCCAAACTCGCCGCACACGGCGTTATCGTCGACGTCGAGGCCTGCGGAATCTGTCGGAGCGACTGGCACGCCTGGCAGGGCCACGGCGAGTGGGCCGACGATCAGGTGTCGCTCGGACAGATCCTGGGCCACGAACCGGCGGGACGGGTCGCCCGCGTCGGCGACCGGGTCGACCGACTCGCGGTCGGCGACCGCGTCGCGATCCCGTTCAACCTCGGCGAGGGATCCTGTCCGCAGTGTCGAAACGGGCACGGAAACGTGTGCGAGGACGGCTACGCGCTGGGTTTCGAGGAGAGCGTCCCCGGCGCGTTCGCCGAGCAGGTCCACGTTCCGCACGCCGATTTCAACGCCGTCTCGCTCCCCGACGGCGTCTCCGCGGCAGACGCGGCCGCGCTCGGCTGTCGCTACGTCACGGCCTTCCACGCGCTGGCCCACCGGGCCGACCTCGAGGCCGGCGACTGGGTCGCCGTCCACGGCTGCGGTGGTCTCGGCCTCGCCGCCGTCCAGATCGCCAGTGCGCTCGGGGCGAACGTCGTGGCGGTCGACGTCCGCGATGAGCCGCTCTCGATGGCGGCCGACCTGGGCGCCGACGCGACGGCGAACGCGAGCGGCGAGGTCGACGTTCCGACCGAAATCGAGGCGGTGACTGAGGGGGGAGCCCACGCCTCCGTCGACGCCCTCGGCCGCGCGGAGACCTGCCGGAACAGCCTCGACTGTCTCCGCACTCGAGGAACCCACGTCCAGATCGGGCTGACCACCGCGGCCGAGCGCGGGGAGGTCTCGCTGCCGATCGACGAGATGACCCGCTGGGACGTCACCTTCGTCGGTTCCCGAGGAATGCCGCCCTCTCGATACGACGAACTCCTCCGAATGATCCAGTCGAGCAGACTCGAACCCGGGAACCTGGTGACCCGACGGGTCGGGCTCGAGGACGTCTCGGATCGGCTCGCGGCGATGTCCGAGTACGACACTCGAGGCGTCGAGGTGGTGACGGAGCTGTAG
- a CDS encoding alpha/beta fold hydrolase — protein sequence MVDHETWSGRQTTATVTVDDHELEVAYHAAGTRTGDEPPVVFLHGIPTWSYLWRDVVPTIAEERRTVAPDLLGYGNSAMADGFDRSIRAQEAMLESLLAELELETVSIVAHDIGGGVALRFAAHNPDAVERLVLSNAVCYDSWPVEFVSELGLPSSADLDRSELEARLESAFVDGAYGEADPAFVEGMKAPWLSDEGHRSLVRNAVATNTNHTTELDYGAIDAETLLLWGEDDAMQPYSYAERLAADLERAELAPLSDAYHWVPEDRSEAYRDQLCEFLTERNT from the coding sequence ATGGTCGACCACGAGACGTGGAGCGGGCGACAGACGACGGCGACCGTCACCGTCGACGACCACGAACTCGAGGTCGCGTACCACGCGGCAGGGACCCGGACCGGCGACGAACCCCCCGTCGTTTTCCTCCACGGAATTCCGACCTGGTCGTACCTCTGGCGCGACGTCGTTCCGACGATCGCCGAGGAGCGACGAACCGTCGCGCCGGACCTGCTCGGGTACGGAAACTCCGCGATGGCGGACGGGTTCGATCGCTCGATCAGGGCGCAGGAGGCGATGCTCGAGTCGCTGCTCGCGGAACTCGAACTCGAGACGGTTTCGATCGTCGCTCACGACATCGGCGGCGGCGTCGCCCTGCGTTTCGCCGCGCACAACCCCGACGCCGTCGAGCGGCTCGTGCTCTCGAACGCGGTCTGTTACGACTCCTGGCCCGTCGAGTTCGTCTCGGAACTCGGACTTCCTTCGAGCGCCGACCTCGATCGATCGGAACTCGAGGCGCGGCTGGAGTCGGCATTCGTCGACGGCGCCTACGGCGAGGCCGATCCCGCGTTCGTCGAGGGGATGAAGGCGCCGTGGCTGTCCGACGAGGGGCACCGTTCGCTGGTTCGCAACGCCGTCGCGACGAACACGAATCACACGACCGAACTCGACTACGGGGCGATCGACGCCGAGACGCTGCTGCTGTGGGGGGAAGACGACGCGATGCAGCCGTACTCCTACGCCGAGCGGCTGGCCGCGGACCTCGAACGAGCCGAACTCGCCCCGCTGTCCGACGCCTACCACTGGGTGCCCGAAGACCGTTCGGAAGCGTACCGGGACCAACTCTGCGAGTTCCTCACGGAACGGAATACGTAA
- a CDS encoding ATP-dependent helicase translates to MDGNDGLELPVSDDDLSFDPDAATIEDRDVFDLLEPAVQEWWLEEFGEFVPENDGFFTPPQEGAIPKIHEGTNTLICAPTGSGKTQASFCAIINELYRRSRELDETLENSVYCLYVSPLKSLANDIHRNLEVPLEGIESIAGERAARSAAEGASGDRPRAGGEEMGEIRHAIRHGDTDSYERQQMLEETPHILNTTPETLAILLNSPKFREKLRTVEYVIVDEIHSLAGGKRGTHLSVSLERLEAMVDREITRIGCSATIEPLSQVAEFLVGQQEPGGGSSEASRVRESQSDSRSPSEVRSTSADPSEKRVARNSSSSSDRADGPKAREQTGNEATREPRPYDIVDARFAREFDIELECPTDDLINTSREVVQDRFYDMLHEHVQEHTNTLVFTNTRSGAERVLHNLRERFDAYDDENSGCHHGSLSKEVRQDIEGRLKGGDLEVVTSSTSLELGIDMPHVDLVVQVGSPKSVAALLQRVGRAGHRVGQTVAGRVIALDRDELLECAVMLKKAEDGFVDSVSIPENAQDVAAQQVYGMAIAEIRPESEVKEILRRAYPYRNYSEAEYESLVRYLTAEYAGLEDRNVYAKIWCDENDPPEGEHHHEAFPVGEPLIGKRGRLARVIYMTNIGTIPDSFTCDVHTRASDEWVGQLDENYLDTLEKGDVFVLGGNHFEYRYRRGSKVYVDHTSARPTVPSWYSERLPLSYDLGCEILAFQADLLEHYETGGPSRVRAWLREFPLDDDSVRAIARLFEHQIRYAGVESVSTDERLAVEVVRDREEYERHYYVHSNYGRKVNDGFSRLLAYRCAQEATANVRVAVADNGFVLSMPLNRKVDLEGILDDLEADRVREDLRSAISGTDLLQRYFRINATRSLMILKRYKGYEKSASEQQVSSEMLLGFAEDLEEFAVIEETYREILEDKLNVDEIEAIVGAIDSGELTVERRLVDSPTPRAFGLATLSASDVVLAEDESAALQAFHEHVLEEIGEGALRGLASEE, encoded by the coding sequence ATGGACGGGAACGACGGTCTCGAGTTGCCGGTCTCCGACGACGATCTCTCCTTCGATCCGGACGCCGCCACCATCGAGGATCGCGACGTCTTCGATCTGCTCGAGCCGGCGGTCCAGGAGTGGTGGCTCGAGGAGTTCGGCGAGTTCGTTCCCGAGAACGACGGCTTCTTCACGCCGCCCCAGGAGGGCGCGATTCCGAAGATTCACGAGGGGACGAACACGCTGATCTGTGCGCCGACGGGCAGCGGCAAGACCCAGGCGAGCTTCTGTGCGATCATCAACGAACTCTACCGGCGGAGCCGGGAGCTCGACGAAACGCTCGAGAACTCCGTCTACTGCCTCTACGTCTCCCCGCTGAAGTCGCTCGCCAACGACATCCACCGCAACCTCGAGGTGCCCCTCGAGGGGATCGAATCGATCGCCGGCGAGCGCGCGGCACGTAGTGCAGCGGAAGGTGCGAGCGGGGATCGCCCGCGAGCCGGCGGCGAGGAGATGGGCGAGATCCGCCACGCCATCCGCCACGGCGACACGGACTCCTACGAGCGTCAGCAGATGCTCGAGGAGACGCCACACATCCTGAACACGACCCCCGAGACGCTCGCCATCCTGCTGAACTCCCCCAAATTCCGCGAGAAGCTCCGAACCGTGGAGTACGTTATCGTCGACGAGATCCACTCGCTGGCCGGCGGGAAACGGGGAACGCACCTCTCGGTAAGCCTCGAGCGACTCGAGGCGATGGTCGACCGCGAGATCACGCGGATCGGCTGTTCGGCGACGATCGAACCGCTCTCGCAGGTGGCGGAGTTCCTGGTGGGGCAACAGGAGCCTGGCGGAGGATCAAGCGAGGCGTCGCGCGTTCGAGAATCGCAGAGCGATTCTCGCAGCCCATCAGAAGTCCGGAGCACTTCTGCGGACCCCTCGGAAAAGCGAGTAGCGAGGAACTCGTCGAGTTCCTCGGACCGTGCGGACGGGCCAAAGGCCCGCGAGCAGACGGGGAACGAAGCGACCCGTGAGCCGCGACCCTACGACATCGTCGACGCCCGCTTCGCCCGCGAGTTCGACATCGAACTCGAGTGTCCGACCGACGACCTCATCAACACCTCCCGGGAGGTCGTTCAGGATCGGTTCTACGACATGCTCCACGAGCACGTCCAGGAACACACGAACACGCTCGTGTTCACGAACACCCGGTCGGGGGCCGAGCGCGTCCTGCACAACCTCCGCGAGCGCTTCGACGCCTACGACGACGAGAACTCGGGCTGTCACCACGGCAGCCTCTCGAAGGAGGTCCGCCAGGATATCGAGGGACGGCTGAAAGGCGGTGATCTCGAGGTCGTCACCTCCTCGACCTCGCTCGAACTGGGGATCGACATGCCCCACGTCGACCTCGTGGTGCAGGTGGGGTCGCCCAAGTCGGTCGCCGCCCTCCTTCAGCGGGTCGGCCGCGCCGGCCACCGCGTCGGTCAGACCGTCGCGGGGCGGGTGATCGCCCTGGACCGGGACGAACTGCTCGAGTGCGCGGTGATGCTGAAGAAGGCCGAGGACGGGTTCGTCGACTCTGTGTCGATCCCCGAGAACGCCCAGGACGTCGCGGCCCAGCAGGTCTACGGGATGGCGATCGCCGAGATTCGCCCGGAATCCGAAGTGAAGGAGATCCTCCGGCGGGCGTATCCGTACCGAAACTACTCGGAGGCGGAGTACGAGTCGCTCGTGCGCTACCTCACCGCCGAGTACGCCGGGCTCGAGGACAGGAACGTCTACGCGAAGATCTGGTGCGACGAGAACGACCCACCCGAGGGCGAACACCACCACGAGGCGTTCCCCGTCGGCGAGCCGCTGATCGGCAAGCGAGGCCGACTCGCCCGGGTGATTTACATGACCAACATCGGGACGATCCCGGACTCGTTTACCTGCGACGTCCACACCCGCGCGAGCGACGAGTGGGTCGGCCAACTCGACGAGAACTACCTCGATACCCTGGAGAAGGGCGACGTCTTCGTCCTCGGCGGCAACCACTTCGAGTACCGCTACCGGCGCGGCTCGAAAGTCTACGTCGACCACACCAGCGCTCGTCCGACCGTTCCCTCGTGGTACTCCGAACGGCTGCCGCTCTCCTACGACCTCGGCTGCGAGATCCTCGCGTTCCAGGCCGACCTGCTCGAGCACTACGAGACGGGCGGGCCGTCGCGGGTCCGCGCTTGGCTGCGTGAGTTTCCGCTCGACGACGACAGCGTCCGGGCGATCGCGCGCCTGTTCGAACACCAGATCCGGTACGCGGGTGTCGAGAGCGTGAGCACCGACGAACGGCTCGCGGTCGAGGTCGTGCGGGACCGCGAGGAGTACGAGCGCCACTACTACGTCCACTCGAACTACGGCCGAAAGGTCAACGACGGGTTCTCCCGGCTGCTGGCCTACCGCTGCGCCCAGGAGGCGACGGCCAACGTCCGGGTCGCCGTCGCGGACAACGGCTTCGTGCTCTCGATGCCGCTGAACCGGAAGGTCGACCTCGAGGGCATCCTCGACGATCTCGAGGCCGACCGGGTACGCGAGGATCTCCGATCGGCGATCTCGGGAACCGACCTGCTCCAGCGGTACTTCCGGATCAACGCGACCCGGTCGCTGATGATCCTCAAACGGTACAAGGGCTACGAGAAGTCCGCCAGCGAACAGCAGGTCTCGAGCGAGATGCTGCTCGGCTTCGCCGAGGATCTCGAGGAGTTCGCGGTGATCGAGGAGACCTACCGCGAGATTCTCGAGGACAAACTCAACGTCGACGAGATCGAGGCGATCGTCGGCGCGATCGATTCCGGCGAACTGACGGTCGAGCGCCGACTGGTCGACTCGCCGACGCCGCGGGCGTTCGGGCTGGCGACACTCTCCGCGAGCGACGTCGTCCTCGCGGAAGACGAGAGCGCGGCTCTGCAGGCGTTTCACGAGCACGTCCTCGAGGAGATCGGCGAGGGCGCGTTGCGGGGACTCGCTTCCGAGGAGTAG
- a CDS encoding MBL fold metallo-hydrolase codes for MRVTFLGTGSAMPTGERFQTGLLVQEDGRTLLVDCGSGVLHRLQQSGVGYENVSTVLLTHHHLDHVADLLPLMKARWLAGEDHLEIVGPQGTKSLVDDLLSVHEYMQGKLDLQIREVVPGEFSVAGFEVSAYETRHSLPCLAYRFGDLFTFSGDSEAFAGLANFAEGSAILLHDCSFPDDVDVSNHPTPETLGRELAGREIGRVYLTHLYPHTEGRRDEMLESIGSHYDGDVRFAEDLKTISVE; via the coding sequence ATGCGCGTTACCTTTCTCGGCACGGGCAGTGCGATGCCCACCGGCGAACGCTTCCAGACCGGCCTCCTCGTCCAGGAAGACGGCCGAACCCTGCTAGTCGACTGCGGCTCCGGCGTCCTTCACCGCCTCCAGCAGTCCGGCGTCGGCTACGAGAACGTCTCGACCGTGCTGCTCACGCACCACCACCTCGACCACGTCGCCGACCTGCTGCCGCTGATGAAAGCCCGCTGGCTCGCCGGCGAGGACCACCTCGAGATCGTCGGTCCGCAGGGAACCAAGTCACTCGTCGACGACCTCCTCTCCGTTCACGAGTACATGCAGGGCAAACTCGACCTGCAGATCCGCGAGGTCGTTCCGGGGGAGTTCTCGGTCGCGGGCTTCGAGGTTTCGGCCTACGAGACGCGTCACTCGCTGCCCTGTCTGGCCTACCGCTTCGGCGATCTGTTCACCTTCAGCGGCGACAGCGAGGCGTTCGCCGGCCTGGCGAACTTCGCCGAGGGGTCGGCGATCCTCCTCCACGACTGTTCGTTCCCCGACGACGTCGACGTCTCGAACCACCCGACTCCCGAGACACTCGGGCGCGAACTGGCCGGCCGAGAGATCGGCCGCGTCTATCTCACGCATCTCTATCCGCACACCGAGGGACGCCGCGACGAGATGCTCGAGTCGATCGGCTCCCACTACGACGGCGACGTTCGGTTCGCAGAGGATCTCAAGACGATCTCCGTCGAGTGA